In one window of Synchiropus splendidus isolate RoL2022-P1 chromosome 15, RoL_Sspl_1.0, whole genome shotgun sequence DNA:
- the LOC128746482 gene encoding uncharacterized protein LOC128746482, whose amino-acid sequence MAGLELLFLLVAAVDSQSTTSAGQHFLLVYPENIAYYYTVPPAHAVYITALHGDTTVHIKHTYKSDDVRTLAAGVVEHVRLDQRLELGNTEISDNVVRIFSNKDILVQSIGGKSNSVQSSLVLPSDKLGKRYIVPQLSRFTGTNHQLDNTVATERGPYRAVVINTGEANNVTLEGLGQTTELAPYKALQIFLDPGTDLQAVSADKPVVVLLSHTCGMKEDCSCEFIYTALEPESSVPHTFLVPPFLADGAENDSLVILTDSSSTKISTYDSDSPKLSVTGSAIFYRPGLLLTLIPESSFASCFVIRGYENLENFGVIVVHKAQTDGVRLGKDSLGSPDWQQISGTDYVSAAISLAADKNVLWHSSSIMGVYHIAITTDQSVFGNQAPILSRIPDYRGCIVNPEGFEIGTEPDGWRESVAYCKNKQHELVSFPDAEFRQHLHKRISEEKGRDLQRVWIGMRLRLLSGDFYWLNKEPLTEMDWCEGEPQYEKGHCVAMNVEDFGWTTEHCCMEANPVCYKEPVLLPI is encoded by the exons ATGGCAGGTCTGGAGCTGCTGTTTCTGCTGGTGGCTGCGGTGGATTCAC AATCGACAACCAGTGCTGGTCAACACTTCTTGCTTGTCTACCCTGAAAATATCGCCTACTACTACACGGTGCCGCCGGCCCATGCGGTGTACATCACTGCCCTGCATGGAGACACGACTGTTCACATCAAGCACACTTACAAGAGTGATGATGTGAGAACACTGGCGGCTGGAGTCGTCGAACATGTCCGACTTGACCAAAGGCTGGAGCTCGGAAATACTGAGATCTCAGACAACGTGGTTCGCATTTTCAGCAACAAGGACATCCTTGTCCAATCTATAGGCGGCAAGTCCAACAGTGTGCAGAGCAGTCTGGTTCTTCCAAGTGACAAACTGGGAAAACGCTACATCGTTCCTCAGCTGAGTAGATTCACAGGCACGAATCATCAGCTGGACAACACCGTGGCGACAGAGAGAGGTCCTTATCGCGCGGTTGTCATCAACACTGGCGAAGCCAACAACGTCACACTGGAAGGTTTGGGCCAGACAACAGAACTGGCACCATACAAGGCCCTTCAGATCTTCCTGGACCCGGGTACAGATCTGCAGGCGGTGTCAGCAGACAAGCCTGTGGTGGTTCTGCTGTCCCACACCTGTGGCATGAAGGAAGACTGCTCCTGTGAGTTCATCTACACCGCCCTGGAGCCTGAGAGCTCCGTCCCACACACCTTCCTTGTCCCTCCATTCCTTGCTGACGGCGCAGAAAATGATTCGCTCGTCATTCTGACCGACAGCAGTTCCACCAAAATCAGCACCTACGACTCGGATTCTCCCAAGTTGAGTGTCACTGGCAGCGCCATCTTCTACCGGCCCGGCTTGCTCCTCACGCTCATCCCTGAAAGCAGCTTTGCATCCTGTTTTGTGATCCGTGGGTATGAAAACCTGGAAAACTTTGGTGTTATTGTGGTACACAAGGCTCAGACTGATGGGGTGCGACTTGGAAAAGACTCTCTCGGCAGTCCTGACTGGCAACAGATCAGTGGAACAGATTATGTTTCCGCTGCAATTTCTCTAGCGGCAGACAAGAACGTCCTCTGGCACAGCTCTTCCATCATGGGCGTCTACCATATTGCCATAACAACTGACCAAAGTGTGTTTGGGAATCAGGCTCCCATCTTGAGTAGAATACCAG ATTACCGTGGCTGTATTGTGAATCCGGAGGGGTTTGAAATCGGCACAGAGCCCGATGGCTGGCGAGAGTCCGTCGCCTACTGCAAAAACAAGCAGCACGAGCTGGTCAGCTTCCCAGATGCTGAGTTCAGGCAGCATCTGCATAAAAGAATCTCAGAGGAAAAGGGCCGCGACCTGCAGCGGGTGTGGATCGGGATGAGACTTCGCTTGCTGAGCGGAGACTTCTACTGGCTGAACAAGGAGCCGCTCACAGAGATGGACTGGTGTGAAGGAGAACCTCAGTATGAAAAAGGCCACTGCGTTGCCATGAACGTGGAAGACTTCGGCTGGACGACTGAACACTGCTGCATGGAAGCCAACCCTGTCTGCTACAAAGAGCCGGTTCTGCTTCCCATCTAG